The genomic stretch CTTTTTCGGGGACTAAAAGGAAGAGGATGTTTATGTAGTTATTTATTTGTCTTtaatttttatgggaaatacttgtttttaaagcagcGATTTTCTTTATTACGTTGTTAACAGGGCAGCTGAATGAAACTAATTTAACTGTTGTTTAGTGCACgctgaaagaaaagagaaaatggtaAAAACCAGCACAGCTAGTGAAAGTTAGGCTTACGTAATGCTTATAATTTTTAAGTAGGTGTCTTTTATCCCAAAGATAGGCAACATTATTTGTCTTTGTCTTTTAAGTTATGGTACAAATCCTGCATTGATCGTTGCTTCTCATTTTCCCTCTTTCAAACTACCGTAGGTATGGCCAATACAATAAAAATCCGTCCCTTCCCACAGAATTTACAGTCTAATTAGAGAAAAAAGTGCTGCGAAAAAGTACTGTGAGCAGATAGTGCAATGTCTTACTAGGTTTGGTTAGTTCTGTATTGCACCTTTCATTTTATTGTGTATGTTAGGGTCTGCTTTTGTCTTAGTAAGCTGCCCAGGGGTTAATAAACACATTTAATGGGTGGGTAGTAGTTATGTGAAAATACTTAAGTGAGAGTGGGCAGCCAGGTAGGCTGTTAAGTCTTTGAACTGAAAATCTGTGCATAAATCCACAAGGAATATAGACTCTGCAGAGCCAAAACAGTGCAGAAAAGTGCCTGTCGTGGAAACAAAAAACGTAAGAAGTGACTTTATAATGTCAGTGCTTGGAGACAAGATGTTGGGAGGAATTCTCTGAAGTAAATATGGGAGAGGGGTGGGGTGTGGCAGTGTAAGGGTGTACAGCTCAGTTGAGTGATGATTTAAAAAGGCCTTATCTTCTCACAGGAAACAATGAGGAAACACAGGTAAAGTCACTTATAGACAGAACTCCTGGATGGATTAATTTAGTTTCTCTTCTTTGAGAGACTTGAGAATACAGTTAGCCTGATTGGAGTTTTCATTGTCATAGACtgaccttaaaaaaaacccccaaaatctcacAATCAACCAAACAGCAAAGCCCTTAAAGAAAAGTGTCCAATATTTTGGCTTGGTCTAGGACAGACTTCCAGAGTGACACTGAACAAAAATTTCTCTttgtgcttttgctttttcacaTGTGTAACAGGAGTGCAGGAAACTTCCACCTTGCAAGGCTCTTTGAGAGGAAAGTCTGTGAGATGTGGTGTAGTGGAGGGACATAGAAATTTTTGCAATAacttaaaatacaaataaatccaGACTGAATGCTTTGATGGTCTAATGACCCATGTAACAAGTTGCAGTCATTACAGAAGCCCATTCTGTTAAAATTACTTCtaagaagttttaaaaaataatttgtaagaACAGGTGATTAAAAGTTGTAAACTAGAGAATAATGTACTTTGGAAACAGAAACCTCATCAgaatttatgaaaatatttaggAGGCTCGTACAGCATGATAATGATCAAAATAGCTGATTGTGTCCAGTAAGGtcaaccagaagaaaaaattcagtGGTGAAATGATTGTTAAGGTCAATGTGTATGTTGTCTGAGTGGCCAGGAAAAGATGGACTTGTGAGTTCTTTGAGTTCccatggaaaacaaaaataataacccGAATGCATGTAAGGGTACTGTTTAACATTGGAAGAGGCACTGTAGTCGAGAACAGGAGTTCAAATGCTGGTAACTATGGATGTGACCATGGTAAGAGTAGCTCTTCTTGATTTACCTCCTTGGCAGAGCCTTCACTATATGATTTCTACCACAGAGTTGTATTCAAGATATTGAGTCTGTCTCAACTTCCATGCTGTCAAGATTTACCCAAATAAAGTATCTTCTGGTAAAGTAGGCATTGCATTGTGTATTGTCCTGTTTTTTGTGTGGCAGTGTATTAATTAAAGAAAAGCCACATTATAAGCCACTGACCTCATTATTTaatggtttaaaaatatttcactgtaACAGATGTGTGTTCCTAATGTCAGGTGGACTTGATTTTATTCTTCCACTGCCTCTTTTAGGGCAATTGATTTGGCCCTGTGGTAGGTCGTATAAAGTAGTAAGCATGATGTAGATGTCTACacggaaaaaaaagaataatcaaGATGTATcaaatgaaaacttttttttaaaaagtacttgCACGTTCATGTAATTGTGCACAGACCTTATTAATGTAGACGGTTATGTGAAAGACTGATGCTGTTCCAGTGACACCCGTGctttatatgtatgtatataaaaCCCCATTCTGGGCTTTCTTAGCGACATTTAAATCTCTTGTGCTCACTGCGCTCCAGCTGTGGTCCGTGACGCTCGTTGTAAGAGGGCCATCTAGTGTCTAAAGCTTTTCAGTGCCAGCTGTCATCTGTAAGGTAATGGGCAATTCTGCTGAGTGATGGAGCAGAAAAATGGCTGCGTCAGTGCCTTATGTTAAACTCCTATGGAATATTATAGTAGGAAAAATGTAGCTTTCAACCCACTATAAGGGAAATTAATCTGAGTTTTTAGTATACTGAGAAGATGCTAATCTCAGCTCTGGTACTGTTGAATTCTAATGGTTTAAAGTAGTTGTGTTTTTGAGGTGTTCATGTAGTATCATGGGATGAATGTTTGTTTGCTTATGTGTCCTTCAGTTATTATCTCACTCAACTctagattaatttttttatagcGAAACCAATATTATTTCCCATGGCCTAAATACCTGCTATAAATGCCTGTTGGCAGTTACAGAAAGACAGATGTTTGTATTAGGGAACTGACTGTTGCAGATGTGTGCTCAGGAACTTGCTGTTTTCAGTAATACATGGTTAATGTTATGGGAGATTTTTAtgttgaaaaaaacaaaaaagccttgCTCTAAAATGTGTACGCACTTAAAATTTGAAattgaaacattttctttagGTTTTGTTTGATGTCAGAAATATgctaaaatgttaaaaaaaaagtaagatcaTTTTCCTATCCGTGATCTATCTGTGTGTGAAGAGGCAGTGTAGATGTGGAACCATTCTTTTCTCTCAAAAAAGGGCCTGCCAATTATTCAGGCAGGATGTCTTCCATAGTGTCTTATGTTAAAATCAGTTGTAGCAGATAGTGGAAGAAACAgtgacataattttttttttttttttaattctgtattcTTTTATGAATATTGTACTCTGATTTCTATTTCAGGAGCTTCATCTCAGGAAGAAGATGAAAGATAGTGTCGCTGAAGAACATTTATATTTGGCTTTTTCTCATCAGTGTAGAGATAGTATCTTTCCTCTTCATACATCTATCTCACTGTTTTTGCTATCCTACTGTGACTGCAAattatttaaagtttttttaGTGCCGACTGGCGAAGATGTGGGTGATCAGTGTGTGACAAAAAACCTCGCTGGCGATCTCGAGGTCCATTTAATCTCCAGGTGTCAGCTTCCAGTGGTTGTGCAGAGCTGCAGTTTACCTGCTGTTGTCGTGAAAGATGACAAATTCTGCCGAGCTGGGCTTTCTGTGGTCTTAAGACATATAATACAGAAAACATTCGAGGCAGATCCATCTAAAAAGGATCTTTTGGAACTCTTGGGCTTTAAGAAGACCTGCTTAAAAGCCTGCGCTGAAGTGAGTGTGTCTCTCTCTTAGATACATTAATTGGTTTTTAATAAGCATTGAATGCTCTGAAGTAGACTCTTGATGTAAAGTAAGTTCTTTTAGTAAAAAACTTAATTTGCTTAGAAAATGCAATTTCCTCTATGGAGAAGTACCTGTATTTTGGcacaaagatgaaaaataattattttcgaAGATACCACTTTTTAGCAGCACAAAAAGAATCTTGATGCTAAAAAAGTAGGTCAGATCTTTGTTTCGTGTCTAGCAGTATAAATGAGTTATAAAGTAAACTTAGAAGTACCTAATTTCTTGCTAATTTTGATTTCAAGAGCACCATATATTGTTAGCCTTCACTGTCAAGGTGCACTGCTGGCTTTTGTTTAGCTTATCCTCACCAGGTTGTCCAGTGCCTTTTCAGCCACCTGGCCAGGTGGTCAGTCCCTAGCTTGTACCATTCCAGGGGATAAGTCCCTCCTAGGTGTGGAATATTCTACTGAGTTCTATCAGTTCCTCTCAGCCCATTCCCTAGTCTGTGCAGGAGTTTGTTGGGAATTTGTTGTCTGCTCAATTCCCTGTCATCCTTGATGGGAGTATATTCCATCTCCCCTCTCCAGGTAAAGATGATGAAATGGGATAGGCCTCAGGATAGACCCTTAAAGATTTCCGCTTCTAACTGGCCTTCAGGTAGAGTGTGAACCATTAACCAACACTACCCTTTGAGTTGAGATGTCAGCCCATTTATCACGTAGCAGTTTACTCATCTGGCAGCTCATCCATCTGGACTTGCCTTCCTCACTCCTCTCAGGAGGTTGATCTCCACCCTGTCATGATTGCTATTTCCATGGTTGACATTGATTACTGTGCCTTCAACCCAGTTCACAGCTTTGCTTCTTATGAGTTGTGCAGCCACCCTAATTTTATGTCAataataaggaaataaaaatatgctaTGCTGGATAACTGTTCATTCTGTTATATAAAGTTTAGCCTCCTAACTCTGCTGTTGCAAAAGTAATACAGAAATATCTGCGTTTCTAAGATTAACAAAGAATGTATTTAAAGCTGAAGTGGACCAAAAGTAACCTtggattttgtttctctttctgtagAGACATTAATTATGTAAATTTATTTGACAGGTTAGCCAGTGGACCAGACTCTGTGAGATCAGCATACCTCTCGCTGTTGAAAGATTTTTGACAGCCTCTcctgagcactgccaggcaATTCCTCCTGACATTTTACTGTTAGAAAGGAAGCTTGGAGAACCTGTCCGAGTACATAATGATGACAAAATTCGAAGGCAAAAACTTCAACAACAGAAGGCAGGTGCCAAGGCTGCAGTGCCTGTGCTTGGTAAAGAAGCAACAGAGGAATCAAAAACAGGGGAAGTCCATGAACATCCATCCTCAAGTTTGGAACTGAGTGTAGCTTTCTCTAAACTACTTGCCCAGGAAGCACCAGATGCAATCACCAGGGAAGCCCCTCACATCAGGAGAGCAAAAACCTCTGACCTTCCACTCTTGGACCACGTTTTTGCAGAAGGGCTTTATTTTACTGTGGCAGATCTAGTGCTTTTGCCATGCATCCACCAGTTCTTGGTAAGATGACAAACTGCAAATATTAACTAGTGTACATGCATGTTTTTTTAAGAACCTAAAAGTTGTAAAATATGTTAATTTGAAACATATTGTGGTGCTTACAATGTGACCTTAACCTGAAATCGAAGACTTGTCTTGTTTTtgtacaaacacaaaaatcagGGATTGGTGAGATCACTAAAGTTACTTCTAAATACATAACATATCAATGGTTAGTAAACA from Aphelocoma coerulescens isolate FSJ_1873_10779 chromosome 4, UR_Acoe_1.0, whole genome shotgun sequence encodes the following:
- the GSTCD gene encoding glutathione S-transferase C-terminal domain-containing protein isoform X3 — protein: MKDSVAEEHLYLAFSHQCRDSIFPLHTSISLFLLSYCDCKLFKVFLVPTGEDVGDQCVTKNLAGDLEVHLISRCQLPVVVQSCSLPAVVVKDDKFCRAGLSVVLRHIIQKTFEADPSKKDLLELLGFKKTCLKACAEVSQWTRLCEISIPLAVERFLTASPEHCQAIPPDILLLERKLGEPVRVHNDDKIRRQKLQQQKAGAKAAVPVLGKEATEESKTGEVHEHPSSSLELSVAFSKLLAQEAPDAITREAPHIRRAKTSDLPLLDHVFAEGLYFTVADLVLLPCIHQFLVSSKKQGKNLVNLPLISSWYRRVQEVPGVKKAAGKCNMELLQLPELMSAPEEQLQDSSSVPDELEEDNDDSHFIGGPRPTMTKLMENGIEAKFSPHPCPSWTLDWTSLPSAVSPGEGKMSRDRALRKQQQLNNLVAAVTKLAKPGDVIVDFCSGGGHVGIVLAYMMPSCQVVLIENKELSLIRAKDRSDELGLNNIWFIQANLDYFNGTFNIGVALHACGVATDMVIEHCLRARAAFVISPCCYGFIQNTVKFKYPRSHQFKEILSYKELGTCCCKEPSCIGCLKAGGVVC